Proteins from a genomic interval of Tenacibaculum sp. SZ-18:
- the rplP gene encoding 50S ribosomal protein L16, translating to MLQPKRVKFRRVQKGKGNMSGNSGRGTQLSNGMFGIKSLDQNLLTSRQIEAARIAATRYMKREGQLWIKIFPDKPITKKPLEVRMGKGKGAPDHFVAVVKPGRILFEVGGVPMEVAKEALRLAAQKLPVKTKFIIARDFDYNA from the coding sequence ATGTTACAGCCAAAAAGAGTAAAATTTCGTAGGGTTCAGAAAGGTAAAGGAAATATGAGTGGTAACTCTGGAAGAGGTACTCAATTATCAAACGGAATGTTTGGAATTAAATCCTTAGACCAGAACTTACTTACTTCTCGACAAATTGAAGCTGCTCGTATTGCGGCGACTCGTTATATGAAAAGGGAAGGTCAACTTTGGATTAAAATTTTCCCAGATAAGCCAATAACAAAGAAACCGTTAGAGGTACGTATGGGTAAAGGTAAAGGAGCACCTGACCATTTTGTAGCTGTTGTTAAACCAGGAAGGATCTTATTCGAAGTTGGTGGTGTACCAATGGAGGTAGCTAAAGAAGCATTGCGTTTAGCTGCACAAAAGCTTCCGGTAAAGACAAAGTTTATCATTGCAAGAGATTTTGATTATAACGCTTAA
- the rpsC gene encoding 30S ribosomal protein S3, producing MGQKTNPIGNRLGIIRGWESNWYGGNDYGDKIAEDDKIRRYLKARLSKASVSRIIIERTLKLVTVTITTARPGIIIGKGGQEVDKLKEELKKITGKEVQINIFEIKRPELDANLVAASIARQIENRISYKRATKMAIAAAMRMNAEGIKVQLSGRLNGAEMARSEHYKEGRIPLSTFRADIDYSLVEAHTTYGRIGVKVWIMKGEVYGKRELSPLVGLSKQKGNSNNKGGGGRRQPRRRK from the coding sequence ATGGGACAAAAGACAAATCCAATAGGAAATCGTTTAGGAATTATCAGAGGATGGGAATCTAACTGGTATGGTGGAAATGACTACGGTGATAAAATTGCTGAGGATGATAAGATAAGAAGGTATTTAAAAGCTAGATTATCTAAAGCAAGTGTATCTCGTATTATTATTGAGCGTACCTTAAAACTTGTAACCGTTACTATCACTACGGCACGTCCTGGTATCATTATCGGTAAAGGAGGTCAAGAGGTAGACAAGTTAAAAGAGGAGCTTAAGAAAATTACTGGTAAAGAAGTTCAAATTAATATTTTTGAGATTAAGCGTCCAGAATTAGATGCAAATTTAGTTGCAGCTAGTATCGCACGCCAAATTGAAAATAGAATTTCTTACAAACGTGCTACAAAAATGGCTATTGCGGCTGCAATGCGTATGAACGCAGAAGGTATTAAAGTTCAACTTTCTGGTCGTTTAAACGGAGCTGAAATGGCACGTTCTGAACACTATAAAGAGGGAAGAATTCCTTTATCTACTTTCAGAGCAGATATCGATTATTCACTTGTTGAAGCTCATACTACATACGGAAGAATCGGTGTGAAAGTATGGATTATGAAAGGTGAGGTTTATGGAAAACGTGAATTATCTCCATTAGTTGGATTATCTAAACAAAAAGGTAATTCTAACAATAAAGGTGGAGGTGGAAGACGTCAACCTCGCAGAAGAAAATAA
- a CDS encoding LytR/AlgR family response regulator transcription factor, which translates to MRKFLNLNYPFYYDLKTSFLIGIVILILSTLFSFLFEPFDVNFSELRFSYLTISFIHSFISLLVFMGSCAILNNVRKSSSEWRVKNEVIFLLLVLIMIGVCQFLIRDFIYDKDDNWSLRYVYEEVRNTVLVGALLMFIITSINVERLRSIYNLRSKRLTVVEQELGHNNDSIRIKTLVNNDDFTLNIDDFIFAKSDKNYTYIFIKDNVFLKRISLKSLEDQLKGFDFIIKSHRSYLVNMYKIENIKGNTQGYKLRMKNSIEEVLVSRGRIDLFEEIYKSAYS; encoded by the coding sequence ATGAGGAAGTTTCTTAATTTGAACTATCCATTTTATTACGATCTTAAAACTTCATTTCTTATAGGAATCGTAATATTAATTTTGTCCACTTTGTTTAGTTTTCTATTTGAACCGTTTGATGTTAACTTTTCCGAATTAAGATTTTCTTATTTAACAATCTCCTTTATACATTCATTTATTTCATTATTGGTTTTCATGGGAAGTTGTGCAATTTTAAATAATGTTAGAAAATCGAGCTCAGAATGGCGCGTAAAGAATGAGGTTATTTTCTTGCTACTAGTTTTAATAATGATTGGTGTTTGTCAATTTTTAATTAGAGATTTCATTTATGATAAAGATGATAATTGGTCACTTCGATATGTATATGAAGAAGTTAGGAATACTGTTTTAGTTGGGGCGTTATTAATGTTTATTATTACTTCTATAAATGTTGAAAGATTACGAAGTATTTATAATTTAAGGAGTAAGAGGCTAACAGTTGTTGAGCAAGAACTAGGACACAATAATGATTCAATCCGAATCAAGACTTTGGTTAATAATGATGATTTTACTCTGAATATTGATGATTTTATATTTGCTAAATCAGATAAAAATTATACATATATTTTTATCAAGGATAATGTCTTCTTGAAGAGAATATCGTTAAAAAGTTTAGAGGATCAATTGAAAGGTTTCGATTTCATTATAAAGTCTCATCGATCTTATTTGGTTAATATGTATAAGATAGAAAACATCAAAGGAAATACTCAAGGTTATAAATTAAGAATGAAAAACAGTATTGAAGAAGTTCTCGTTTCAAGAGGTCGAATAGATCTGTTTGAAGAAATCTATAAATCTGCCTACTCATAG
- the rpsQ gene encoding 30S ribosomal protein S17 translates to MEKRNLRKERIGVVSSNKMEKSIVVSEVKRVKHPMYGKFVKKTKKYVAHDENNDCNIGDTVRIMETRPLSKSKRWRLVEILERAK, encoded by the coding sequence ATGGAAAAAAGAAATCTTAGAAAAGAGAGAATAGGTGTAGTATCTAGCAACAAAATGGAGAAATCTATTGTAGTTAGCGAGGTAAAAAGAGTAAAGCACCCAATGTACGGTAAATTCGTCAAGAAAACGAAGAAGTACGTTGCACATGACGAGAATAACGATTGCAACATTGGAGATACAGTGAGAATAATGGAAACTCGTCCATTAAGTAAATCTAAGCGTTGGAGATTAGTAGAAATCCTAGAAAGAGCTAAATAA
- the rpsH gene encoding 30S ribosomal protein S8, which produces MYTDPIADFLTRVRNAIMAGHRVVEVPASKLKKEMTKILFDQGYILSYQFNDDKVQGTIKIALKYDRQTKEPVIRKIQRVSTPGLRKYVGAKEMPRVLNGLGIAIVSTSKGVMTNKKARQENVGGEVLCYVY; this is translated from the coding sequence ATGTACACAGATCCAATCGCGGATTTTCTTACTCGTGTTAGAAATGCTATTATGGCAGGACACAGAGTTGTAGAAGTTCCAGCTTCAAAATTGAAGAAGGAGATGACCAAAATTTTGTTTGATCAAGGTTACATTTTAAGTTATCAGTTCAATGACGATAAAGTTCAAGGAACTATCAAGATAGCTTTAAAGTACGATAGACAAACTAAAGAGCCGGTTATCAGAAAAATTCAAAGAGTATCTACTCCAGGTTTACGAAAGTATGTAGGTGCTAAAGAAATGCCAAGAGTTTTAAACGGACTTGGTATCGCAATTGTATCAACTTCAAAAGGTGTGATGACTAACAAGAAAGCACGTCAAGAGAATGTTGGTGGAGAAGTATTATGTTACGTTTACTAA
- the rplE gene encoding 50S ribosomal protein L5 encodes MSYVPRLKEEYKARVIKALTDEFGYKNVMQVPKLQKIVVSKGVGAAIADKKLIDYAIEELTSITGQKAVPTISKKDVANFKLRKGMPIGAKVTLRGDIMYEFLDRLITASLPRVRDFNGIKANGFDGRGNYNLGITEQIIYPEINIDQVKKINGMDITFVTSAQTDKEAKSLLGELGLPFKKN; translated from the coding sequence ATGAGTTACGTACCAAGATTAAAAGAAGAATACAAAGCTAGAGTTATCAAGGCTCTAACTGATGAGTTCGGATATAAGAACGTAATGCAAGTACCAAAGTTGCAGAAGATTGTTGTAAGTAAAGGTGTAGGTGCTGCTATTGCTGATAAGAAATTAATTGATTATGCTATTGAAGAATTAACTTCAATTACTGGTCAAAAAGCAGTTCCAACAATTTCTAAGAAAGACGTTGCAAACTTCAAATTACGTAAAGGAATGCCAATCGGTGCTAAAGTTACGTTAAGAGGTGATATTATGTACGAATTCTTAGATCGTTTAATCACTGCTTCTTTACCACGTGTAAGAGATTTTAATGGAATTAAAGCAAATGGATTCGATGGTAGAGGTAATTACAATTTAGGAATTACTGAACAAATCATTTACCCAGAGATTAATATTGACCAAGTAAAGAAAATCAACGGAATGGATATTACTTTCGTAACATCTGCTCAAACTGATAAAGAAGCTAAGTCATTATTAGGAGAATTAGGTTTACCATTTAAAAAGAATTAA
- the rpsE gene encoding 30S ribosomal protein S5, with the protein MLGYKNVERVKPSGLELVDRLVGVQRVTKVTKGGRAFGFSAIVVVGDGKGVVGHGLGKSKDVSSAIAKAVEDAKKNLVRIPLLNGTLPHEQKGKFGGAKVFVKPASNGTGVIAGGAVRAVLESVGVHDVLSKSQGSSNPHNVVKATFDALLQLRSAETIARQRGISLEKVFNG; encoded by the coding sequence ATGTTAGGATATAAAAACGTAGAAAGAGTAAAACCAAGCGGATTAGAGCTTGTTGACAGATTAGTAGGTGTTCAACGTGTTACTAAAGTTACTAAAGGAGGTAGAGCATTTGGTTTTTCTGCTATCGTAGTAGTAGGTGACGGTAAGGGAGTTGTTGGACACGGATTAGGAAAGTCTAAGGATGTTTCATCTGCAATTGCAAAAGCAGTTGAAGATGCAAAGAAAAACTTAGTTCGTATTCCACTTTTAAACGGAACATTACCTCACGAGCAAAAAGGTAAATTCGGAGGAGCAAAGGTCTTTGTTAAGCCAGCTTCAAATGGTACCGGAGTTATCGCAGGTGGTGCTGTACGTGCCGTATTAGAATCTGTAGGAGTACATGACGTATTATCTAAGTCTCAAGGATCTTCTAACCCACATAACGTGGTGAAAGCAACTTTCGACGCATTATTACAATTACGTAGCGCTGAAACTATTGCAAGACAAAGAGGTATCTCATTAGAGAAAGTTTTTAACGGATAA
- the rpsM gene encoding 30S ribosomal protein S13: MARIAGIDIPKNKRGVIALTYIFGIGRSRAKDILAEAKIDENIKVQDWNDDQIAAIREQVGTYTIEGELRSEVQLNIKRLMDIGCQRGIRHRLGLPLRGQRTKNNSRTRKGKRKTVANKKK; the protein is encoded by the coding sequence ATGGCAAGAATCGCAGGTATAGATATTCCAAAGAATAAGAGAGGCGTAATCGCTTTAACATACATCTTTGGTATAGGAAGAAGCAGAGCTAAAGATATTTTAGCAGAAGCTAAAATCGACGAGAACATTAAAGTTCAAGATTGGAACGATGATCAAATCGCAGCAATTCGTGAGCAAGTTGGTACGTACACTATTGAGGGTGAATTACGTTCTGAGGTTCAATTAAACATTAAGCGTTTAATGGATATCGGTTGTCAAAGAGGAATCCGTCACAGACTTGGATTACCTTTAAGAGGACAAAGAACTAAAAACAATTCTCGTACGAGAAAAGGTAAGAGAAAAACTGTAGCTAACAAGAAAAAATAA
- the secY gene encoding preprotein translocase subunit SecY yields the protein MNFINTLRDIFKIEELKDKLLLTIGLIAVYRFMAAVPLPGIDPTQLAALKDQAGGGLLGLLNAFTGGAFARASVMALGIMPYISASIVVQLMGIAIPYLQKLQKDGESGRKKITQITRWLTILITLVQGPTYITAIKTQFGLPESAFLVGGATFWVSSMILLTAGTIFAMWLGERITDKGVGNGISLLITVGIIANFPAAFLQEFIAKTTNAGGGGIMMILIEVLVWFVVILLTVLLVTAVRKVAVQYARRTAISNIKDVEGARQYIPLKLNAAGVMPIIFAQAIMFVPMTLGQKFPALVKLTDINGLWYNLIFAVLIIIFSYFYTAITIPTNKMAEDLKRSNGFVPGYKPGEETANHLDSVLSKITFPGSLFLAALSILPAIIVQFGVTQSWALFYGGTSLIIMVGVAIDTIQQINSYLLNSRYDGLMKTGNTNRKSLK from the coding sequence ATGAATTTTATAAATACTTTAAGAGACATTTTCAAAATAGAAGAGTTAAAAGATAAATTACTTTTAACGATTGGTTTAATCGCTGTTTATCGTTTTATGGCAGCAGTTCCATTACCAGGAATTGATCCAACTCAATTAGCAGCACTTAAAGATCAAGCCGGAGGTGGACTCTTAGGTTTATTAAATGCATTTACAGGTGGGGCATTTGCTAGAGCATCTGTTATGGCTTTAGGAATTATGCCTTACATTTCTGCATCTATCGTAGTTCAGTTAATGGGAATTGCTATTCCTTATTTGCAGAAACTTCAAAAAGATGGAGAGAGTGGACGTAAGAAAATTACACAAATCACACGTTGGCTAACGATCTTAATTACATTAGTTCAAGGACCAACTTATATCACAGCAATTAAAACTCAATTCGGTTTACCAGAATCTGCTTTCTTAGTAGGTGGTGCTACGTTTTGGGTTTCATCAATGATTTTACTTACTGCAGGAACAATTTTTGCAATGTGGTTAGGAGAAAGAATTACTGACAAAGGAGTTGGTAATGGTATTTCTTTATTAATTACAGTAGGTATCATCGCTAATTTCCCAGCTGCGTTTTTGCAAGAGTTTATTGCAAAAACTACAAACGCTGGTGGTGGTGGAATAATGATGATTTTAATTGAAGTTTTAGTATGGTTTGTTGTAATATTATTAACAGTGTTACTAGTAACTGCTGTTCGTAAAGTAGCAGTTCAATATGCTAGAAGAACAGCAATTTCAAACATTAAAGATGTTGAAGGAGCAAGACAATACATTCCGTTAAAATTAAATGCTGCTGGTGTAATGCCAATCATTTTTGCTCAGGCAATCATGTTCGTGCCAATGACTTTAGGTCAGAAGTTTCCGGCATTAGTTAAATTAACAGATATTAATGGATTATGGTACAACTTGATATTTGCAGTTTTAATTATCATTTTTAGTTATTTCTATACTGCAATTACAATTCCTACAAATAAAATGGCGGAAGACCTTAAAAGAAGTAATGGCTTTGTACCAGGTTACAAGCCGGGTGAAGAAACTGCAAATCACTTAGATTCAGTTTTATCTAAAATTACTTTCCCAGGATCTCTATTTTTAGCTGCGTTATCTATTTTACCAGCAATTATCGTTCAGTTTGGAGTAACTCAAAGTTGGGCATTGTTCTACGGAGGTACTTCATTAATTATTATGGTAGGTGTAGCAATTGACACTATTCAACAAATTAATTCGTATTTATTAAACAGTCGTTATGATGGTTTAATGAAAACAGGTAACACTAATAGAAAATCATTAAAATAA
- the rplR gene encoding 50S ribosomal protein L18 translates to MALSKLERRQRIKYRIRKVISGTAAKPRLSVFRSNKEIYAQIINDVDGVTIAAASSRDKEIASGSKAETAAAVGKAIAEKAVKAGLETVAFDRNGYLYHGRVKVLADAAREAGLKF, encoded by the coding sequence ATGGCATTATCAAAACTTGAAAGAAGACAACGTATAAAGTATAGAATTAGAAAAGTTATTTCTGGTACAGCTGCAAAGCCAAGGTTATCAGTATTCAGAAGTAATAAAGAAATCTATGCACAGATTATAAATGATGTAGACGGTGTGACAATTGCAGCGGCTTCATCGAGAGATAAAGAAATTGCATCGGGTTCTAAAGCAGAAACTGCTGCAGCTGTAGGAAAAGCAATCGCTGAGAAAGCTGTAAAAGCAGGATTAGAGACTGTTGCTTTTGATAGAAATGGTTACTTATACCATGGACGTGTAAAAGTATTAGCAGACGCTGCAAGAGAAGCTGGTTTAAAATTTTAA
- the rplO gene encoding 50S ribosomal protein L15: MGLHNLKPAAGSTKSGKRIARGEGSGHGGTSTRGHKGAKSRSGYSRKIGFEGGQMPLQRRVPKFGFTNINRKEYVGINLDKLQELVDNGRITDTVTMDVLVENRLARKNELVKILGRGELKAKLNITVHKFTATAKAAIEAAGGEAVTL, from the coding sequence ATGGGTTTACATAACTTAAAACCAGCAGCTGGATCTACAAAAAGCGGGAAGAGAATTGCTCGTGGTGAAGGATCAGGTCATGGTGGTACCTCTACAAGAGGGCATAAAGGAGCTAAATCTCGTTCAGGTTACTCACGTAAAATCGGATTCGAAGGAGGGCAAATGCCACTTCAAAGACGTGTGCCTAAGTTTGGATTTACTAACATCAACCGTAAGGAGTATGTTGGAATCAACTTAGATAAATTACAAGAGTTAGTTGATAACGGTAGAATTACTGATACAGTTACTATGGACGTTTTAGTGGAAAACAGATTAGCACGTAAAAACGAACTTGTAAAGATCTTAGGACGTGGTGAATTGAAGGCTAAATTAAATATAACTGTACACAAATTTACAGCAACAGCAAAGGCGGCTATTGAAGCTGCTGGAGGTGAAGCGGTAACTTTATAA
- the rplN gene encoding 50S ribosomal protein L14 — MLQTESRLKVADNTGAKEVLVIRVLGGTKKRYASVGDKIVVTVKSATPNGTVKKGQVSRAVVVRTKKEVRRKDGSYIRFDDNACVLLNPTEEMRGTRVFGPVARELREKQFMKIVSLAPEVL; from the coding sequence ATGTTACAAACAGAATCAAGATTAAAAGTAGCAGACAACACTGGAGCAAAGGAAGTTTTAGTGATTAGAGTTTTAGGAGGAACAAAAAAGCGTTACGCTAGCGTTGGAGATAAGATTGTTGTTACAGTAAAGTCTGCAACTCCAAACGGAACTGTAAAGAAAGGTCAGGTTTCTCGCGCAGTTGTTGTTCGTACTAAGAAAGAAGTTAGACGTAAAGACGGGTCATATATCAGATTTGATGATAACGCTTGTGTACTTTTAAATCCTACTGAGGAGATGAGAGGTACCCGTGTATTCGGTCCTGTTGCTCGTGAATTACGTGAGAAACAATTTATGAAGATAGTATCATTAGCACCTGAGGTGTTATAA
- the rplF gene encoding 50S ribosomal protein L6, whose product MSRIGKSPITLPQGVEFKVNDNVVTVKGKLGELTQKLTSDITVKEEDGTLTLERPSDSKEHKAAHGLYRALIANMIEGVTKGYTKELELVGVGYRASNQGQKLDLALGFSHNIVLELAPEVKVETVSEKGKNPIVKLTSHDKQLVGQVAAKIRSFRKPEPYKGKGVKFVGEVIRRKAGKSA is encoded by the coding sequence ATGAGTAGAATAGGTAAAAGCCCAATCACATTGCCACAAGGTGTTGAATTCAAAGTAAACGATAACGTGGTAACAGTAAAAGGTAAATTAGGGGAATTAACTCAAAAGTTAACTTCTGATATTACTGTAAAGGAAGAGGATGGTACTTTAACATTAGAAAGACCATCAGATAGTAAAGAACACAAGGCTGCACACGGTTTATACCGAGCTTTAATCGCTAATATGATTGAAGGTGTAACTAAAGGTTATACTAAGGAATTAGAATTAGTAGGGGTAGGTTATAGAGCATCTAACCAAGGTCAAAAGTTAGATTTAGCTTTAGGATTTTCTCATAACATTGTTTTAGAGTTAGCACCAGAGGTTAAGGTTGAAACAGTATCTGAAAAAGGTAAAAACCCAATCGTAAAATTAACTTCTCACGATAAGCAATTAGTGGGGCAAGTAGCGGCTAAGATTCGTTCTTTCCGTAAGCCGGAGCCATATAAAGGTAAAGGAGTTAAGTTTGTTGGTGAAGTAATTAGAAGAAAAGCAGGTAAATCTGCATAA
- the infA gene encoding translation initiation factor IF-1: MAKQPAIQQDGTITEALSNAMFRVELENGHIVTAHISGKMRMHYIKLLPGDKVKLEMSPYDLTKARITYRY; encoded by the coding sequence ATGGCTAAGCAACCAGCAATTCAACAAGATGGAACTATAACAGAAGCATTATCAAATGCAATGTTTCGTGTAGAATTAGAAAATGGACATATTGTTACGGCGCACATTTCGGGAAAAATGCGTATGCACTATATCAAACTTTTACCTGGAGATAAGGTAAAGTTAGAAATGAGCCCATATGATTTGACTAAAGCAAGAATTACTTACAGATATTAA
- the rpmD gene encoding 50S ribosomal protein L30: MSKIRVTQVKSQIGRLKNQKRTLEALGLRRMNQTVEHDATATILGMVNKVQHLVSVEEIK; this comes from the coding sequence ATGAGTAAAATTAGAGTTACACAAGTAAAAAGTCAAATCGGTCGCCTTAAAAATCAAAAAAGAACGTTAGAGGCGTTAGGATTACGTAGAATGAACCAAACTGTAGAGCACGATGCAACAGCTACAATTTTGGGGATGGTAAATAAAGTTCAACACTTAGTTTCTGTAGAAGAAATTAAATAA
- a CDS encoding acyltransferase family protein: MTTNRRFDLDWLRVISVFAVFVHHVCMPFNGDDFHIMNSESSKLLDDVMVYFEQFRLPLLFFVSGVGTIFAFSKRTWLQFIKERSFRLLIPLIFGMVVLIPPQTFFEFYEEFNFNISSYFKLLSQLKVNHLWFIENLFWMSLCSIPFILFLKSSKGERVVMKITQSSSKYGLFSWCIILVLLRIVSKYYFPSDSKSILNVSSTLYYSFYFMAGLLIASSNNLWNLILSNRRKYFSLALFFTVLFYFYYLLPSSVLSPYFSVSQRWSIWYLTCSLVSWSVLLTVLGYGYKHLNSRSFLLTKLNEAVYPFYMLHQTVIVIIGYFIIQLNISILSKTLLLFCSSLVVIMIVYRHAIYLFKWMRFLFGMKTKN; this comes from the coding sequence ATGACTACTAATAGAAGATTTGATTTAGATTGGTTACGTGTTATTTCTGTTTTCGCTGTTTTTGTGCATCATGTTTGTATGCCTTTCAATGGAGATGATTTCCATATTATGAATTCCGAATCTAGTAAATTACTAGATGATGTAATGGTGTATTTCGAACAGTTTAGATTACCATTATTATTTTTTGTTTCTGGTGTAGGAACAATTTTTGCCTTTTCAAAAAGAACTTGGTTACAGTTTATAAAAGAACGTAGTTTTCGATTATTGATTCCTCTAATTTTTGGAATGGTTGTTTTAATTCCGCCTCAAACTTTTTTTGAGTTTTATGAGGAGTTTAATTTTAATATTAGTAGTTATTTTAAATTACTATCACAACTAAAAGTGAATCATCTTTGGTTTATAGAAAACCTGTTTTGGATGTCTCTCTGTTCAATTCCTTTCATTTTATTTTTAAAGTCAAGTAAAGGCGAAAGAGTAGTCATGAAAATAACACAATCAAGCTCTAAATATGGATTGTTTTCATGGTGTATTATATTAGTCCTACTCAGAATAGTGAGTAAGTATTATTTCCCAAGTGATTCTAAAAGTATTTTAAATGTTTCTTCTACTCTTTACTATAGTTTCTATTTTATGGCAGGTCTTCTGATAGCGAGTTCAAACAACCTATGGAATTTAATTCTTTCTAATAGAAGAAAATATTTTTCATTAGCATTGTTCTTCACGGTCCTTTTTTATTTCTATTATTTACTTCCATCAAGTGTGTTGTCACCATATTTTTCTGTTTCACAAAGATGGAGCATTTGGTACTTGACGTGTAGTTTAGTTTCTTGGTCGGTTCTTTTAACAGTATTAGGTTACGGATATAAACACTTGAATAGTAGAAGTTTTCTTCTAACGAAACTGAATGAAGCGGTATATCCTTTTTATATGTTACATCAAACAGTTATAGTTATAATTGGATATTTTATTATTCAATTAAATATATCGATTTTGAGTAAAACACTACTGCTTTTTTGTAGTTCTTTAGTGGTAATTATGATTGTTTATAGACATGCGATTTATCTTTTTAAATGGATGAGATTTCTTTTTGGAATGAAAACTAAGAACTAA
- the rplX gene encoding 50S ribosomal protein L24, with translation MKKFKIKSGDTVKVIAGDHKGSEGKVLRILKDKDRVVVEGVNMVSKHTKPSAANPQGGIVKQEAPLHVSNVALVENGEAVRVGYKVEGDTKTRISKKTKNEI, from the coding sequence ATGAAGAAATTTAAAATTAAATCAGGAGATACTGTTAAAGTTATCGCAGGAGATCACAAAGGATCAGAAGGAAAAGTTTTACGAATCCTTAAAGATAAGGACAGAGTAGTAGTGGAAGGTGTGAATATGGTTTCTAAGCACACTAAACCTAGCGCTGCTAATCCACAAGGAGGTATTGTAAAACAGGAGGCTCCATTACATGTTTCGAACGTTGCTTTAGTAGAAAATGGTGAAGCTGTAAGAGTAGGTTATAAAGTTGAAGGAGATACTAAAACTAGAATCTCTAAAAAAACTAAAAACGAAATATAA
- the rpsK gene encoding 30S ribosomal protein S11 — protein MAKSKVTKKRKVVIESTGEAHITASFNNIIISLTNKKGDVISWSSAGKMGFRGSKKNTPYAAQLAAENCASVAKEAGLRKVKVYVKGPGNGRESAIRSIHNSGIEVTEIIDVTPIPHNGCRPPKRRRV, from the coding sequence ATGGCAAAATCGAAAGTAACAAAAAAACGTAAAGTTGTAATCGAGTCTACAGGTGAGGCTCATATTACAGCATCGTTCAATAACATCATCATCTCCTTAACTAACAAAAAAGGAGACGTAATTTCTTGGTCATCTGCCGGTAAAATGGGATTCAGAGGATCTAAGAAAAATACTCCTTACGCTGCTCAATTAGCAGCAGAAAACTGTGCTTCAGTTGCAAAAGAAGCTGGTTTACGAAAAGTAAAGGTATATGTTAAAGGACCAGGTAACGGTAGAGAATCTGCTATCAGATCAATCCATAACTCAGGAATCGAAGTAACAGAAATCATCGACGTTACGCCAATTCCACACAATGGATGTCGTCCACCTAAAAGAAGAAGAGTATAA
- the ykgO gene encoding type B 50S ribosomal protein L36: protein MKVRASLKKRSADCKIVRRKGRLYVINKKNPRFKQRQG, encoded by the coding sequence ATGAAAGTAAGAGCATCATTAAAGAAAAGAAGTGCCGACTGTAAAATTGTACGCAGAAAAGGCAGACTATATGTTATAAATAAAAAGAATCCTAGATTTAAACAAAGACAAGGTTAG
- the rpsN gene encoding 30S ribosomal protein S14, which produces MAKESMKARERKRAKTVAKYAEKRKALKEAGDYEALQKLPKNASPIRMHNRCKLTGRPKGYMRQFGISRVTFREMANQGLIPGVKKASW; this is translated from the coding sequence ATGGCTAAAGAATCAATGAAAGCGCGCGAGCGTAAAAGAGCTAAAACGGTTGCTAAGTATGCTGAGAAAAGAAAGGCTTTAAAAGAAGCTGGTGATTACGAGGCATTACAAAAGTTACCTAAGAACGCTTCACCAATTAGAATGCACAATCGTTGTAAGCTAACTGGTCGTCCAAAAGGATATATGCGTCAGTTTGGAATTTCACGTGTTACTTTCCGTGAAATGGCAAACCAAGGATTAATTCCAGGTGTAAAGAAAGCTAGCTGGTAG
- the rpmC gene encoding 50S ribosomal protein L29 produces the protein MKQSEIKELSTADLQDKLGALKKNYTDLKMAHAITPLDNPLQLRTLRRTVARIATELTKRELQ, from the coding sequence ATGAAACAATCAGAAATAAAAGAATTATCAACAGCTGACTTACAAGATAAGCTAGGAGCGTTGAAGAAAAATTATACTGATCTTAAGATGGCTCACGCGATAACTCCACTGGATAACCCATTGCAGTTAAGAACCTTAAGAAGAACTGTTGCAAGAATTGCAACAGAGTTAACTAAAAGAGAATTACAATAA